In the Ferribacterium limneticum genome, CTGCACGACCACAGCCACACCGCCACCGGCGGCTGCGGCCATCACCACGAACACGCAATGGCCAACCCCCACGGCTGCGCCCACCAACACGACTGATTTGCGAGAAACCCCATGACCTTCAGCACCGCCGCCAACACCGTTACCGAACAGCTGACCGAAGCCGGCCGCGCCATCGAGCACGACTCCTTCGCCATCATCGACGCCGAAGCCGGCCCGCACGGCTACACCGCCGAGCAATGGCCGCTGGTTCGCCGGATGATCCACGCCAACGCCGATTTCGAGTTCAACGGCCTGACCGCCTTCCACCCGGATGCCATGCAGGCTGGCTTCCAGGCTGTCCTGAAGGGCAACACGCCCATCGTCGCCGATGTCGAGATGATCTGCGTCGGCCTCTCCAAGCCGCGCCTCACCCACTTCGGCCTGAGCACCCACCACTATATTTCCGATGCCGACGTGATTGAGGCCGCCAAGGCCGCCAACAGCACGCGCGCCGTGCAGGCCATGCGCAAGGCGCACCGGCTGGGCAAGCTGGAAGGCGCCATCGTCGGCATCGGCAACGCGCCGACCGCGCTGATCGAACTGGTCCGCCTGATCCGCGAAGAAGGCGTCCGCCCGGCGCTGGTCATCGGCATGCCGGTCGGCTTCGTTTCCGCCGCCGAATCGAAGGATCTGCTGATGACCGTGAACGAAGTGCCGTGGGTCGCCATCCAGGGCCGCAAGGGCGGCTCGACGCTGGTTGTCGCGGCGATCCACGCCATGCTCTCACTGGCTGAAGTCGAGCAGAAGAAACAGGCGGCATGAGCGAAGAAAATCTGGCCAAGGTTCGCAAGGGCGACGCCAGGCGCCAGCGCGGCAACCGTACCGGCTTCACCACCGGCGCTTGCTCGGCAGCGGCGGCACGCGCCGCCACGCTCGGCCTGCTGCTCAGCGAGGTGCCGGAGAGCGTGCTCAGCCGGCTGCCCAACGGCCAGGAAGTGAGCTTTGCCGTCATCGACGGCAGCGTAGAGGAAAGTGCCGGCCTGGCCCATGCCGCCATC is a window encoding:
- a CDS encoding precorrin-8X methylmutase encodes the protein MTFSTAANTVTEQLTEAGRAIEHDSFAIIDAEAGPHGYTAEQWPLVRRMIHANADFEFNGLTAFHPDAMQAGFQAVLKGNTPIVADVEMICVGLSKPRLTHFGLSTHHYISDADVIEAAKAANSTRAVQAMRKAHRLGKLEGAIVGIGNAPTALIELVRLIREEGVRPALVIGMPVGFVSAAESKDLLMTVNEVPWVAIQGRKGGSTLVVAAIHAMLSLAEVEQKKQAA